One Glaciihabitans arcticus DNA window includes the following coding sequences:
- a CDS encoding carbohydrate ABC transporter permease has protein sequence MSALAPTKRRGLAQRTNPLVYVGLYLVSLVIVLPLLWMFLTSFKTDFDAISSPANPIPNPFTVDAYVTLAGGSQPILTWFFNSVIAATAQTLIILVTASAAAYALARLEFVGKKIVFGVIIATLLVPGVIFLIPNYLIVQNLGWLDSLWAIIIPGSAGAFGVFFLRQFFISLPAEIEEAARVDGAGDFRIFWQIVLPLSRPALATLAVLSFLTNWNDFIWPIYVLLSPENLTLQPGLAVLQGTYSTHFGIVMAGAVIASVPVLILFTLAQKQIVESVANSGIKG, from the coding sequence ATGAGCGCGCTCGCACCGACAAAGCGCCGGGGTCTCGCCCAGCGCACCAATCCGCTGGTCTACGTCGGCCTGTACCTGGTGTCGCTCGTCATCGTGCTGCCGCTGCTCTGGATGTTCCTCACCTCGTTCAAGACGGACTTCGACGCGATCAGTTCGCCGGCGAACCCCATCCCGAACCCGTTCACCGTCGATGCCTACGTGACGCTCGCGGGCGGAAGCCAGCCGATTCTGACCTGGTTCTTCAACAGCGTGATCGCGGCGACGGCGCAGACCCTCATCATTTTGGTGACGGCCTCGGCGGCGGCGTACGCGCTCGCGCGGCTCGAGTTCGTGGGCAAGAAGATCGTCTTCGGCGTGATCATCGCGACGCTGCTCGTGCCGGGCGTCATCTTCCTGATCCCGAACTACCTGATCGTGCAGAACCTGGGCTGGCTCGACTCGCTGTGGGCGATCATCATCCCCGGTTCCGCTGGAGCTTTTGGTGTGTTCTTCCTGCGGCAGTTCTTCATCTCGCTGCCCGCCGAGATCGAGGAGGCCGCACGGGTCGATGGCGCGGGGGACTTCCGCATCTTCTGGCAGATCGTGCTGCCGCTGTCGCGCCCGGCTCTCGCCACGCTCGCGGTGCTGAGCTTCCTCACCAACTGGAACGACTTCATCTGGCCGATCTACGTACTGCTCAGCCCCGAGAACCTGACCCTCCAGCCCGGTCTTGCGGTGCTGCAGGGCACCTACTCGACGCACTTCGGCATCGTGATGGCTGGAGCGGTGATCGCGTCGGTTCCGGTGCTGATCCTGTTCACGCTCGCGCAGAAGCAGATTGTCGAGAGCGTCGCCAATTCGGGGATCAAGGGATGA